One Luteolibacter flavescens DNA segment encodes these proteins:
- a CDS encoding OmpA family protein: MQDSRFPIAFLVGALALAAGVGGLYMNRGKPAAPRQAPVVEEKKPVAPAADTIPANQKESVVDGPVDPEAAMANAGVGLSTVDPAQLLGQIGTALETGDFEKLGQLIGKQALDDGTRKRLAQLATQEPKLRKPDSVQEVGELELNKRARWALWLDGVETGRDRIFFDLQQEAGKWSVQSLMLPPAPGEPVPKAVMVDSLGIADAFLQALLHQQFELAKEFVDSATVSDAKIAGLCILFEDGSYKFRDDKPLRAMFQRPDTSGYLARVVAADGSDAAEFSMVLHQPENSGHWRVTDLNLDQLLADYAKRVAGGDVYYIPLVKNPKGGDTLVLYFGFDEDTLPPRTERQLDIVAQILKTDPEKQLTLSGHTDALGTEPYNDQLSQRRANFVKEYLVKVGVAEDQIITLAKGQSQPRRPNFTESGGDNPDGRRANRRAEIYLDFD, from the coding sequence ATGCAAGACTCCCGCTTTCCAATCGCCTTCCTCGTCGGGGCGCTCGCCTTGGCCGCCGGTGTCGGTGGCCTCTACATGAATCGCGGGAAGCCTGCGGCACCGCGGCAGGCACCCGTGGTCGAGGAAAAGAAGCCCGTGGCTCCGGCAGCGGATACCATCCCTGCGAACCAGAAGGAGTCCGTGGTGGATGGTCCGGTGGACCCCGAGGCCGCCATGGCAAATGCCGGCGTGGGCCTTTCCACGGTGGACCCGGCGCAATTGCTCGGCCAGATCGGCACGGCCCTGGAGACGGGTGACTTCGAGAAGCTCGGCCAGCTCATCGGCAAGCAGGCGCTGGACGATGGCACGCGCAAACGGCTGGCCCAGCTCGCCACCCAGGAGCCGAAACTGCGCAAGCCGGACTCCGTGCAGGAGGTGGGCGAGCTGGAGCTGAACAAGCGCGCGCGCTGGGCGCTTTGGCTGGACGGTGTGGAGACCGGGCGCGATCGCATCTTCTTCGACCTGCAGCAGGAGGCGGGCAAGTGGTCCGTGCAGTCCCTTATGCTGCCGCCTGCGCCCGGCGAGCCGGTGCCAAAGGCGGTGATGGTCGATTCGCTGGGAATCGCGGATGCCTTCCTGCAGGCGCTGCTCCACCAGCAGTTCGAGCTCGCGAAGGAGTTCGTCGATTCCGCCACGGTTTCCGACGCGAAGATCGCGGGCCTGTGCATCCTCTTCGAGGACGGAAGCTACAAGTTTCGCGATGACAAGCCGCTGCGCGCGATGTTCCAGCGGCCGGATACCAGCGGCTACCTCGCCCGCGTGGTGGCAGCGGACGGCAGCGATGCCGCCGAGTTTTCCATGGTGCTGCACCAGCCGGAGAACAGCGGCCACTGGCGCGTGACGGACCTGAACCTGGACCAACTGCTCGCGGACTACGCGAAGCGCGTGGCGGGCGGAGACGTCTATTACATCCCGCTGGTGAAGAATCCGAAGGGTGGAGACACGCTGGTGCTCTATTTCGGCTTTGACGAGGACACGCTGCCCCCGCGCACGGAGCGGCAGCTCGATATCGTCGCGCAGATCCTGAAGACGGATCCGGAGAAGCAGCTCACGCTTTCCGGCCATACCGACGCGCTCGGCACGGAGCCCTACAATGACCAGCTCTCACAGCGCCGTGCGAATTTCGTGAAGGAGTATCTGGTGAAGGTCGGCGTGGCCGAGGACCAGATCATCACGCTTGCGAAGGGCCAGTCGCAGCCGCGCCGGCCGAATTTCACCGAGAGTGGCGGGGACAATCCCGATGGCCGCCGCGCGAACCGCCGCGCCGAGATCTACCTCGACTTCGACTGA
- a CDS encoding type II toxin-antitoxin system Phd/YefM family antitoxin gives MSDSVNLTGLKTRLCNIIRRVETGEELMICRRDVPVARLIPLEGQASASGKLSEVRGWLDDDDDFPDVVEARRYRGEKAPVI, from the coding sequence ATGAGCGACTCTGTGAACCTCACCGGATTGAAGACCCGGTTGTGTAACATCATCCGAAGGGTAGAGACCGGAGAGGAGTTGATGATCTGCCGCCGTGATGTTCCCGTAGCCAGGTTGATTCCTCTGGAGGGACAGGCAAGTGCTTCGGGGAAGCTTTCCGAAGTTCGCGGCTGGTTGGATGATGATGACGATTTTCCAGATGTGGTTGAAGCCCGCCGGTATCGAGGTGAAAAGGCCCCCGTGATCTGA
- a CDS encoding PLD nuclease N-terminal domain-containing protein, whose translation MQPMNQLGFLNIGGQELILIFFLLSPMILSIIALIQCLQATFEQGSEKLIWVIVLLALPVVGPILWWTIGIKKAKR comes from the coding sequence ATGCAACCAATGAACCAGCTCGGCTTTCTCAATATCGGTGGTCAGGAACTGATCCTCATCTTCTTCCTGCTCAGTCCGATGATCCTGTCGATCATCGCCCTGATCCAGTGCCTTCAGGCGACTTTCGAGCAAGGAAGCGAGAAGTTGATCTGGGTGATCGTGCTCCTCGCCTTGCCGGTTGTGGGTCCGATCCTTTGGTGGACCATCGGCATCAAGAAGGCGAAGCGCTGA
- the queA gene encoding tRNA preQ1(34) S-adenosylmethionine ribosyltransferase-isomerase QueA, with protein sequence MGLRTSDFHYDLPPELIASRPLEERAASRMMVVNRDSGKIEHRMFRDFPEYLRPDDLLVLNDTKVIPARVFSDDGKIELLCLDRLSPLEWRCLVRPGKKMRTGKTVTVGGTTGTVVDVFDNGDRLIRWDAPVDLDRHGHLALPHYMGRDDEMADRDRYQTVFAREEGAIAAPTAGLHFTPELLEKLPHAFLTLHVGVGTFRPVQVDTPEEHEMHSERYVLTPETAGRVNDAARVIAVGTTVTRVLEHVGRTVHAEGLAARCRSHEGATDIFIYPPYQFRVIGGLLTNFHLPESTLIMLVSAFAGREIVMEAYREAVRERYRFYSYGDCMLLV encoded by the coding sequence ATGGGTTTGCGGACGAGCGACTTCCACTACGACCTGCCACCGGAGCTGATCGCCTCGCGGCCGCTGGAGGAGCGTGCCGCCTCGCGGATGATGGTGGTGAACCGCGACTCGGGAAAGATCGAGCACCGGATGTTCCGCGACTTCCCGGAGTACCTGCGGCCCGACGACCTGCTGGTACTGAATGACACGAAGGTCATCCCGGCCCGCGTTTTCTCCGACGACGGGAAGATCGAGCTGCTGTGCCTGGACCGCCTCTCGCCGCTCGAATGGCGCTGCCTGGTGCGGCCGGGCAAGAAGATGCGCACCGGCAAGACCGTCACGGTGGGCGGAACTACTGGAACCGTAGTAGATGTCTTCGACAATGGCGACCGGCTCATCCGCTGGGACGCGCCCGTGGACCTCGACCGGCACGGCCACCTCGCCCTGCCCCACTACATGGGCCGCGATGACGAGATGGCGGACCGCGACCGCTACCAGACCGTCTTCGCCCGTGAGGAGGGAGCCATCGCCGCGCCGACCGCGGGGCTGCACTTCACGCCGGAGCTGTTAGAAAAGCTGCCGCATGCCTTTCTCACGCTGCACGTGGGCGTCGGCACCTTCCGGCCCGTGCAGGTGGACACTCCGGAGGAGCACGAGATGCACTCCGAGCGATACGTTCTCACGCCGGAAACCGCGGGACGCGTCAACGACGCCGCGCGCGTGATCGCCGTGGGCACGACGGTGACGCGCGTGCTGGAGCACGTGGGCCGGACCGTGCACGCGGAAGGGCTGGCTGCAAGGTGCCGCAGCCACGAAGGAGCCACCGACATCTTCATCTACCCGCCATATCAATTCCGCGTGATCGGCGGCCTGCTCACGAATTTCCACCTGCCGGAAAGCACGCTCATCATGCTCGTCAGCGCCTTCGCAGGCCGCGAGATCGTGATGGAGGCCTATCGCGAAGCCGTGCGGGAGCGCTACCGCTTCTACAGCTACGGCGACTGCATGCTGCTGGTGTGA